From Vespula vulgaris chromosome 11, iyVesVulg1.1, whole genome shotgun sequence, the proteins below share one genomic window:
- the LOC127067752 gene encoding contactin-2 isoform X2 encodes MVGHKVVSLILFLAGWQEVATLVQVRHVAIDVGQDLTLACVEEDVLPHTDSPEVMWIREGREDGQIKRLKVESNGVLELVNVSADDAGNYSCTLDDDVDAVKSRINVEVRTPPPALRNVWVKPSTILANILWEVGGTGGYPIIDFTAEYRLKPNEGEKPEQWKPIIPTHIPPNSRQIDVYHLVPNTTYSFRVWATNQLGRGDIVEVENHTHHSVEELELARHLLAGVEDFDTRVWVAAVGIVMGTLLILGIGTCYLLYRECKAPCNSIKSFSSDSLPF; translated from the exons ATGGTTGGACATAAAGTTGTGTCACTGATACTCTTCCTAGCAG gATGGCAGGAAGTAGCAACTTTAGTACAAGTACGCCATGTGGCTATAGATGTAGGTCAAGATCTTACATTAGCCTGTGTAGAAGAAGATGTTCTTCCACATACAGATTCTCCCGAAGTAATGTGGATAAGAGAAGGACGTGAAGATGGACAGATTAAGCGGTTAAAAGTTGAGTCTAATGGCGTGCTAGAACTTGTAAATGTTAGCGCAGATGATGCAGGAAATTACTCTTGTACCTTGGACGACGATGTGGATGCTGTGAAATCCAGAATAAATGTAGAAGTTAGAA caCCTCCACCAGCTTTACGCAATGTTTGGGTAAAGCCATCTACAATATTGGCTAATATTCTTTGGGAAGTCGGTGGTACAGGTGGATATCCTATCATAGACTTTACTGCCGAATATCGTCTAAAACCAAACGAGGGTGAGAAACCAGAACAATGGAAGCCCATCATACCAACGCACATTCCTCCCAATTCT AGACAAATTGACGTGTATCATTTGGTGCCAAACACGACTTACTCCTTTCGAGTATGGGCTACCAATCAATTGGGTAGGGGAGATATAGTGGAAGTTGAAAATCATACGCATCATAGTGTGGAAGAATTGG AACTTGCAAGACATTTGTTAGCGGGTGTAGAAGATTTTGACACCCGTGTTTGGGTTGCAGCAGTAGGCATTGTTATGGGAACACTTTTGATTCTTGGTATAGGTACATGTTACCTCCTCTATCGTGAGTGCAAGGCACCCT GTAACTCTATCAAGTCTTTCTCTTCAGACAGTTTGCCTTTCTAA
- the LOC127067752 gene encoding contactin-2 isoform X1 — MVGHKVVSLILFLAGWQEVATLVQVRHVAIDVGQDLTLACVEEDVLPHTDSPEVMWIREGREDGQIKRLKVESNGVLELVNVSADDAGNYSCTLDDDVDAVKSRINVEVRTPPPALRNVWVKPSTILANILWEVGGTGGYPIIDFTAEYRLKPNEGEKPEQWKPIIPTHIPPNSRQIDVYHLVPNTTYSFRVWATNQLGRGDIVEVENHTHHSVEELELARHLLAGVEDFDTRVWVAAVGIVMGTLLILGIGTCYLLYRECKAPSQLEEQEVIELVPNIILNPGFFDERTEHIPQDENFNNQTTTRLNNNNVVQPRRL; from the exons ATGGTTGGACATAAAGTTGTGTCACTGATACTCTTCCTAGCAG gATGGCAGGAAGTAGCAACTTTAGTACAAGTACGCCATGTGGCTATAGATGTAGGTCAAGATCTTACATTAGCCTGTGTAGAAGAAGATGTTCTTCCACATACAGATTCTCCCGAAGTAATGTGGATAAGAGAAGGACGTGAAGATGGACAGATTAAGCGGTTAAAAGTTGAGTCTAATGGCGTGCTAGAACTTGTAAATGTTAGCGCAGATGATGCAGGAAATTACTCTTGTACCTTGGACGACGATGTGGATGCTGTGAAATCCAGAATAAATGTAGAAGTTAGAA caCCTCCACCAGCTTTACGCAATGTTTGGGTAAAGCCATCTACAATATTGGCTAATATTCTTTGGGAAGTCGGTGGTACAGGTGGATATCCTATCATAGACTTTACTGCCGAATATCGTCTAAAACCAAACGAGGGTGAGAAACCAGAACAATGGAAGCCCATCATACCAACGCACATTCCTCCCAATTCT AGACAAATTGACGTGTATCATTTGGTGCCAAACACGACTTACTCCTTTCGAGTATGGGCTACCAATCAATTGGGTAGGGGAGATATAGTGGAAGTTGAAAATCATACGCATCATAGTGTGGAAGAATTGG AACTTGCAAGACATTTGTTAGCGGGTGTAGAAGATTTTGACACCCGTGTTTGGGTTGCAGCAGTAGGCATTGTTATGGGAACACTTTTGATTCTTGGTATAGGTACATGTTACCTCCTCTATCGTGAGTGCAAGGCACCCT CGCAGCTGGAGGAGCAGGAGGTGATTGAACTTGTcccaaatattattttgaatccTGGATTTTTTGACGAAAGGACAGAACATATTCCTcaagatgaaaattttaacaatCAAACGACAACACGcctaaataataacaacgtaGTGCAGCCCAGGCGACTCTAG
- the LOC127067752 gene encoding contactin-2 isoform X3: MVGHKVVSLILFLAGWQEVATLVQVRHVAIDVGQDLTLACVEEDVLPHTDSPEVMWIREGREDGQIKRLKVESNGVLELVNVSADDAGNYSCTLDDDVDAVKSRINVEVRTPPPALRNVWVKPSTILANILWEVGGTGGYPIIDFTAEYRLKPNEGEKPEQWKPIIPTHIPPNSRQIDVYHLVPNTTYSFRVWATNQLGRGDIVEVENHTHHSVEELELARHLLAGVEDFDTRVWVAAVGIVMGTLLILGIGTCYLLYRECKAPSGGAGGD; the protein is encoded by the exons ATGGTTGGACATAAAGTTGTGTCACTGATACTCTTCCTAGCAG gATGGCAGGAAGTAGCAACTTTAGTACAAGTACGCCATGTGGCTATAGATGTAGGTCAAGATCTTACATTAGCCTGTGTAGAAGAAGATGTTCTTCCACATACAGATTCTCCCGAAGTAATGTGGATAAGAGAAGGACGTGAAGATGGACAGATTAAGCGGTTAAAAGTTGAGTCTAATGGCGTGCTAGAACTTGTAAATGTTAGCGCAGATGATGCAGGAAATTACTCTTGTACCTTGGACGACGATGTGGATGCTGTGAAATCCAGAATAAATGTAGAAGTTAGAA caCCTCCACCAGCTTTACGCAATGTTTGGGTAAAGCCATCTACAATATTGGCTAATATTCTTTGGGAAGTCGGTGGTACAGGTGGATATCCTATCATAGACTTTACTGCCGAATATCGTCTAAAACCAAACGAGGGTGAGAAACCAGAACAATGGAAGCCCATCATACCAACGCACATTCCTCCCAATTCT AGACAAATTGACGTGTATCATTTGGTGCCAAACACGACTTACTCCTTTCGAGTATGGGCTACCAATCAATTGGGTAGGGGAGATATAGTGGAAGTTGAAAATCATACGCATCATAGTGTGGAAGAATTGG AACTTGCAAGACATTTGTTAGCGGGTGTAGAAGATTTTGACACCCGTGTTTGGGTTGCAGCAGTAGGCATTGTTATGGGAACACTTTTGATTCTTGGTATAGGTACATGTTACCTCCTCTATCGTGAGTGCAAGGCACCCT CTGGAGGAGCAGGAGGTGATTGA
- the LOC127067752 gene encoding contactin-2 isoform X4 — translation MWIREGREDGQIKRLKVESNGVLELVNVSADDAGNYSCTLDDDVDAVKSRINVEVRTPPPALRNVWVKPSTILANILWEVGGTGGYPIIDFTAEYRLKPNEGEKPEQWKPIIPTHIPPNSRQIDVYHLVPNTTYSFRVWATNQLGRGDIVEVENHTHHSVEELELARHLLAGVEDFDTRVWVAAVGIVMGTLLILGIGTCYLLYRECKAPSQLEEQEVIELVPNIILNPGFFDERTEHIPQDENFNNQTTTRLNNNNVVQPRRL, via the exons ATGTGGATAAGAGAAGGACGTGAAGATGGACAGATTAAGCGGTTAAAAGTTGAGTCTAATGGCGTGCTAGAACTTGTAAATGTTAGCGCAGATGATGCAGGAAATTACTCTTGTACCTTGGACGACGATGTGGATGCTGTGAAATCCAGAATAAATGTAGAAGTTAGAA caCCTCCACCAGCTTTACGCAATGTTTGGGTAAAGCCATCTACAATATTGGCTAATATTCTTTGGGAAGTCGGTGGTACAGGTGGATATCCTATCATAGACTTTACTGCCGAATATCGTCTAAAACCAAACGAGGGTGAGAAACCAGAACAATGGAAGCCCATCATACCAACGCACATTCCTCCCAATTCT AGACAAATTGACGTGTATCATTTGGTGCCAAACACGACTTACTCCTTTCGAGTATGGGCTACCAATCAATTGGGTAGGGGAGATATAGTGGAAGTTGAAAATCATACGCATCATAGTGTGGAAGAATTGG AACTTGCAAGACATTTGTTAGCGGGTGTAGAAGATTTTGACACCCGTGTTTGGGTTGCAGCAGTAGGCATTGTTATGGGAACACTTTTGATTCTTGGTATAGGTACATGTTACCTCCTCTATCGTGAGTGCAAGGCACCCT CGCAGCTGGAGGAGCAGGAGGTGATTGAACTTGTcccaaatattattttgaatccTGGATTTTTTGACGAAAGGACAGAACATATTCCTcaagatgaaaattttaacaatCAAACGACAACACGcctaaataataacaacgtaGTGCAGCCCAGGCGACTCTAG
- the LOC127067754 gene encoding exosome complex component RRP40 — translation MEVNVDDVVMPGDIVKDILKNDTKETVVLGPGLRREADTVFVCKAGILKKRPPAVYYVNSYQKRYVPTRGENVIGIIIQKVGDLYKVDIGAKESAALSYLAFEGATKKNRPDVQVGDIVFAKLVVAIKDMEPELVCVDSQGKQKKLGILSSDGMLFTCTLNLARKLLNPNCPLFNFLAKNQAYEVAIGMNGKVWVKTTSVHKTIAIANAILAAEFTSPEKMQELCNSIEKTLLMLT, via the exons ATGGAGGTTAATGTTGATGATGTTGTTATGCCAGGGGATATTGTAAAAGATATTCTTAAAAATGATACGAAAGAAACAGTTGTGTTGGGACCTGGACTTCGACGTGAAGCTGACACTGTTTTTGTTTGTAAAGCTGGTATTCTCAAAAAACGACCTCCTGCTGTGTATTATGTAAACAGTTATCAAAAACG ttatGTACCTACTCGAGGAGAAAACGTTATTGGTATTATCATCCAAAAAGTCGGAGATTTATATAAAGTAGATATAGGTGCAAAAGAGAGTGCAGCTCTTTCCTACTTGGCATTCGAAGGCGctacgaagaaaaatcgtcCCGACGTTCAAGTTGGAGATATTGTGTTTGCAAAACTAGTTGTAGCTATTAAAGATATGGAACCAGAACTTGTATGCGTTGATTCTcaaggaaaacaaaagaagtTAGGCATTTTAAGTTCCGACGGTATGCTATTTACCTGCACCTTAAATCTTGCAAGGAAATTGCTTAATCCAAATTGcccattatttaattttcttgcGAAAAATCAAGCATACGAAGTTGCCATTGGTATGAATGGAAAGGTATGGGTTAAAACAACGTCGGTACATAAAACTATCGCAATTGCTAATGCAATTTTAGCAGCAGAATTTACATCTCCTGAAAAAATGCAAGAACTGTGTAATTCAATTGAAAAAACATTACTTAtgttaacataa
- the LOC127067755 gene encoding NEDD8 produces the protein MLIKVKTLTGKEIEIDIEPTDKVERIKERVEEKEGIPPQQQRLIFSGKQMNDEKTAQDYKVQGGSVLHLVLALRGGL, from the exons ATGTTGATCAAAGTGAAG ACTCTTACAGGAAAAGAG ATTGAAATAGACATAGAACCTACTGACAAAGTAGAAAGAATCaaagaaagagtagaagaaaaagagggaataCCGCCACAACAGCAGCGGTTAATATTTTCTGGAAAACAgat GAACGACGAAAAAACAGCACAGGATTATAAAGTACAAGGTGGATCAGTGCTGCATTTGGTACTTGCATTAAGAGGGGGtttataa